A genomic window from Cytobacillus suaedae includes:
- a CDS encoding phosphoglycerate mutase family protein — protein sequence MQLAIIRHLPTAWNKAGLLQGSKDIEIDVVSLEDKAKINENKASIINYQPYDFILTSSLIRTKQTAKVYGYSNVIQEPLLNELNFGVYEGKEKSLLIKENEDLWVNAPTSLTLGEPLVALEERIKQFVTKYKDCPKVLAFGHGSWIRAAISIQKTGSIALMNKVVVKNNDFILLEFD from the coding sequence ATGCAACTTGCCATTATAAGACACTTGCCTACTGCTTGGAATAAAGCTGGTCTTTTACAGGGGAGTAAAGACATCGAAATAGACGTTGTTTCATTAGAGGATAAAGCAAAAATTAATGAAAATAAAGCCTCTATAATTAATTATCAACCTTATGATTTTATTCTTACTAGCTCATTAATACGGACCAAGCAAACGGCAAAAGTGTATGGTTATTCCAATGTGATTCAAGAGCCCTTACTCAATGAATTAAACTTTGGGGTATATGAAGGGAAAGAAAAGAGCTTACTCATTAAAGAGAATGAAGATCTTTGGGTAAATGCCCCCACGTCCTTGACTTTGGGTGAACCTTTGGTTGCGTTAGAGGAGCGGATAAAACAGTTTGTTACTAAATACAAAGATTGCCCCAAGGTTTTAGCATTTGGCCATGGGTCATGGATTAGAGCAGCAATTTCTATTCAAAAAACAGGATCGATTGCCTTGATGAATAAAGTGGTCGTAAAGAATAATGATTTTATATTGTTAGAATTTGATTGA
- a CDS encoding phosphosulfolactate synthase yields the protein MDFLSLPQRTTGQREYGLTSIADFGTPLNHLEGILRDYHQFVDIAKIGIGSAYVTPNLSEKISLYRKYKINVYFGGTLFEKCYFQGKVTNYINWLKELGINWIEVSNGTIDIPLKERLKVISMVKDEFTVLGEVGSKDAENEMPLEQWKEELHLLIAAGCKYVITEGRDSGTSGIYSKDGAIKSELIREMVEDLDVNKLIFEAPTPKNQMFFINQFGSNVNLGNVKLNDLLVLESQRRGLRSETFFLEEKECNLPL from the coding sequence ATGGATTTTTTATCATTACCTCAAAGAACAACAGGTCAACGTGAATATGGGCTTACATCAATAGCTGACTTTGGTACACCACTTAACCATCTCGAAGGAATTTTAAGGGATTATCACCAGTTTGTTGATATAGCTAAAATAGGCATTGGATCTGCTTATGTTACTCCAAACCTCAGTGAAAAAATCAGTTTATATAGAAAGTATAAGATTAATGTTTATTTTGGTGGAACATTGTTTGAAAAATGTTATTTTCAAGGAAAAGTCACAAACTATATTAACTGGTTAAAAGAACTGGGGATTAACTGGATTGAAGTTTCAAATGGAACGATTGATATTCCTTTAAAAGAAAGATTAAAGGTAATTTCAATGGTAAAAGACGAATTTACAGTATTGGGTGAAGTGGGTTCAAAGGATGCAGAGAATGAAATGCCTCTTGAACAATGGAAAGAAGAACTTCATTTACTTATTGCTGCTGGCTGTAAATACGTGATTACAGAAGGAAGAGATTCTGGAACCTCGGGAATCTATAGCAAAGATGGAGCTATAAAATCAGAATTAATTCGAGAGATGGTTGAGGATCTTGATGTAAATAAACTAATTTTCGAAGCGCCTACACCAAAGAATCAAATGTTTTTTATTAATCAATTTGGTTCAAACGTCAATTTAGGGAATGTGAAGCTAAATGACTTACTGGTTTTGGAATCGCAGAGACGTGGATTAAGAAGTGAAACATTTTTCTTGGAGGAAAAGGAATGCAACTTGCCATTATAA
- a CDS encoding MFS transporter — MTIVAIGSIPLILVLGNSMLIPILPQMTKELDITQFQVSLVITAFSVAAAVSIPVLGYLSDRFSRKAIIIPALTIYGLGGLLAGAAAAWFDNSYTWILAGRIMQGIGAAGTAPIAMALTGDLFKGGEQSKVLGLVEASNGFGKVVSPIIGSLLAILIWYAAFFAFPIFCLISILLTIFFVKEKKEKKEPPPVGKYVKGLLTVFKHEGRWLFTAYLAGATCLFTLFGILFYLSDVLETTYNTDGVLKGLILAIPLLVMTTTSYITGSKIGKKLPLMKKLIVIGLLLMTISFSTLVFFESLVPFIAILVLSSLGTGLVLPCINSLITGSVTAERRGFVTSLYGSVRFLGVAIGPPLYGALMTWSRSGMFLITAGLTLLVGLLCMLMIKVKKEEPSEATDDSLFKKVQLT, encoded by the coding sequence ATGACCATCGTTGCAATCGGCTCCATTCCACTCATTCTTGTACTCGGGAACTCCATGTTAATACCAATACTGCCTCAAATGACCAAAGAATTGGACATAACACAATTTCAAGTTAGCTTAGTAATCACAGCCTTTTCGGTTGCAGCAGCTGTTTCCATACCAGTCCTCGGATACTTATCCGACCGTTTTTCAAGAAAAGCGATCATCATTCCTGCTTTAACCATTTACGGGCTTGGTGGATTATTGGCCGGTGCAGCAGCAGCTTGGTTTGATAACTCATATACTTGGATTTTGGCTGGCCGTATCATGCAAGGAATTGGTGCAGCCGGAACAGCACCGATTGCAATGGCTTTGACAGGGGATTTATTTAAAGGCGGTGAACAAAGTAAGGTATTAGGTCTCGTTGAGGCTTCTAATGGCTTTGGTAAAGTTGTTTCACCCATTATTGGTTCTTTACTTGCCATACTCATTTGGTATGCTGCGTTTTTCGCATTCCCTATTTTTTGTTTAATCTCAATCCTACTTACTATTTTTTTCGTAAAAGAAAAAAAAGAGAAAAAAGAGCCACCTCCTGTGGGTAAATATGTTAAGGGACTCTTAACTGTGTTTAAGCATGAAGGGCGATGGCTTTTCACTGCATATCTTGCAGGTGCCACATGCTTATTCACTTTATTTGGGATATTATTTTATCTCTCTGATGTCTTAGAAACAACGTATAATACGGATGGTGTTTTAAAAGGCTTAATACTTGCAATACCTCTTCTTGTGATGACAACAACTTCATACATAACCGGTAGCAAAATAGGAAAAAAACTGCCCCTTATGAAGAAGTTGATTGTAATTGGATTACTCTTAATGACAATTTCTTTCTCAACCCTGGTTTTCTTTGAAAGTCTAGTACCGTTCATAGCGATACTTGTCCTCAGTAGTTTAGGTACAGGTCTTGTCCTTCCATGTATTAATAGTTTGATTACAGGATCAGTAACTGCAGAACGTAGAGGGTTTGTAACTTCCTTATATGGTTCAGTTCGTTTTCTAGGAGTTGCTATCGGTCCGCCATTATACGGAGCACTCATGACATGGTCCCGTAGTGGAATGTTTTTAATTACTGCAGGCTTAACATTACTTGTTGGTCTTCTGTGCATGTTAATGATAAAGGTTAAAAAAGAAGAGCCAAGTGAAGCAACAGACGATTCTTTATTCAAAAAGGTACAATTAACGTAA
- a CDS encoding HAMP domain-containing protein: MINRIKNLSFFKKTILFTSCIVLVVGLATAVISYHIQNNAITQILSDQAVSVANLWKSTLPPKDVIAAATTTDPNHPSVLHLTFLIDKIHEKHSVYSHAYIFSSEIPKDRNFKPIAIPLSLLQQGFTYTDYYVSGDEFYNAFVYTVRNKTSVYTDVYSDDFGTWISAFSPIFDENGNVIAVFGVDIDASILHNLQNDLMISLLLSCIFLFTIIFILQEWGLRKVLSPLNGLIKGIHQVSLGNFGVRLEQTDDSELGELSKKFNEMTKQLDVLFERVAVTSEQFGDKTQQDSNLQGVEKALGEMENIIKQSKLQTELQRAERMNAIGQLAASVAHEIRNPMTVVKGFLQIFHSKDDMTKEEKEYIQLMIEEMNRAETIINDYLSLAKPDIESATVMNCTEILQNVTELISSYALLNNNITVNMEFEGTYFSKGNTSELKQVLLNIMKNAVEAMKTEGVLSVKVFADEEYVHYEIKDTGIGMTPEELKRLGTPFYSLKEKGTGIGLMVCYQIIERMKGKILVDSEKGKGTIFTIKIPLYVE; encoded by the coding sequence ATGATTAATCGTATAAAAAACTTAAGTTTTTTTAAAAAGACAATACTATTTACTTCCTGTATCGTTTTGGTAGTTGGATTAGCAACAGCTGTTATTAGCTACCATATCCAAAACAATGCAATAACCCAGATTTTATCAGACCAAGCTGTAAGTGTAGCTAACCTATGGAAATCGACCCTTCCTCCGAAGGATGTTATAGCTGCCGCAACTACTACCGATCCTAACCATCCTTCGGTATTACACCTAACTTTTTTGATAGATAAAATACATGAAAAGCATTCAGTTTATTCCCATGCCTATATTTTTTCTTCTGAGATTCCCAAGGATCGGAACTTTAAACCGATTGCTATACCTCTTTCTTTACTACAGCAAGGATTTACATACACGGATTACTACGTTTCTGGGGATGAATTTTATAATGCGTTTGTCTATACAGTTAGAAATAAGACTAGTGTGTATACTGATGTATATAGTGATGATTTTGGGACTTGGATTTCTGCTTTTTCACCTATTTTTGATGAAAATGGAAATGTAATCGCTGTATTTGGTGTGGATATCGATGCCAGCATTTTACACAACCTGCAAAATGATTTAATGATTTCTTTATTACTATCTTGTATTTTCCTCTTTACGATTATATTTATCTTACAGGAATGGGGATTACGTAAGGTTTTATCACCATTAAACGGATTGATAAAAGGAATACACCAGGTTAGTCTTGGAAACTTTGGAGTCAGATTAGAACAGACGGATGATTCGGAGCTTGGTGAATTGAGTAAAAAGTTTAATGAAATGACAAAACAGCTAGATGTTTTATTCGAGAGAGTAGCTGTAACCTCTGAGCAGTTTGGGGATAAAACACAACAAGATTCCAACTTGCAGGGTGTTGAAAAGGCTCTTGGTGAAATGGAGAATATCATAAAGCAAAGTAAATTACAGACAGAACTACAAAGAGCTGAAAGAATGAATGCAATTGGCCAGCTAGCTGCTTCAGTTGCCCATGAAATACGGAATCCAATGACAGTTGTAAAAGGATTCTTGCAGATCTTTCACTCGAAAGACGATATGACTAAGGAAGAGAAAGAATATATACAGTTAATGATTGAAGAAATGAACCGTGCAGAGACAATTATAAATGATTATCTTTCATTGGCTAAGCCGGATATTGAATCCGCTACTGTTATGAACTGTACTGAAATTCTTCAAAATGTGACAGAGCTTATTAGTTCCTACGCACTTCTAAATAATAACATCACAGTGAATATGGAATTTGAAGGCACCTATTTTAGTAAAGGAAATACCTCTGAGTTAAAGCAAGTACTATTAAATATTATGAAGAATGCAGTTGAAGCGATGAAGACGGAAGGTGTATTATCTGTTAAAGTTTTTGCAGATGAAGAGTATGTACACTATGAAATTAAAGACACAGGCATTGGAATGACTCCAGAGGAATTAAAACGCTTAGGTACGCCATTTTATTCCTTAAAGGAAAAAGGAACTGGAATAGGGCTAATGGTCTGTTATCAAATCATTGAACGAATGAAGGGGAAAATCCTTGTGGATAGTGAAAAAGGAAAGGGTACTATCTTCACAATAAAAATCCCATTGTATGTCGAATAA
- a CDS encoding DegV family protein: protein MQKVRIVTDSTIDLSKDLIEKYNIEVVPLTITIDGESYLDRIDITPSEFIQKMRNAKELPKSSQPAAGQFVDVYNRLASDGSEIISIHMTGGMSGTVQSAESAAKMVDHKVHVVDSTFISKALGFQVIEAAKLAQQGKSAEEILRVVKDIRENTYLYVTVDTLENLVKGGRIGKGKALIGSLLNIKPIASLDGGVYTPVTKVRSHSQIISFLSKQFAEDTKGKEVMGVGIVHADNVQVANKLKESIYSICGFEGITVEDTTPVISTHTGPGAIGFMYYAK, encoded by the coding sequence ATGCAAAAGGTTAGAATTGTAACCGATTCCACAATTGATTTATCTAAGGACTTAATTGAAAAGTATAATATTGAAGTTGTTCCTTTGACAATAACTATAGATGGTGAAAGCTATTTAGATCGTATTGATATAACTCCTAGTGAGTTCATTCAAAAAATGAGAAATGCAAAGGAGCTTCCGAAAAGCTCACAACCTGCAGCAGGACAATTTGTAGATGTGTATAACCGATTAGCTAGTGATGGTAGTGAAATTATTTCCATCCATATGACAGGTGGTATGAGTGGTACTGTACAATCTGCTGAAAGCGCTGCAAAAATGGTAGATCACAAAGTCCATGTAGTTGATTCTACTTTTATTTCAAAAGCATTAGGGTTTCAAGTCATTGAAGCGGCTAAATTAGCACAACAAGGCAAATCGGCAGAAGAGATCTTAAGGGTAGTTAAGGACATTAGAGAAAATACATATTTGTATGTGACTGTTGACACTTTGGAAAACCTAGTTAAAGGTGGAAGAATTGGAAAAGGGAAAGCCCTTATTGGATCTCTTCTTAATATTAAACCTATCGCCTCTTTAGATGGTGGCGTTTATACACCTGTAACGAAGGTTCGAAGCCATTCACAAATCATTAGTTTCCTATCAAAACAGTTTGCTGAAGATACTAAAGGCAAAGAAGTAATGGGTGTTGGCATTGTTCATGCAGATAATGTACAAGTTGCCAACAAGCTAAAAGAATCTATTTATTCGATTTGTGGCTTTGAAGGAATTACAGTTGAAGATACAACTCCAGTTATAAGTACTCATACTGGACCTGGTGCAATCGGATTTATGTATTATGCAAAATAA
- a CDS encoding DUF2535 family protein, with amino-acid sequence MLFKSLEFKHCNGQKVKVMDIPVLEEGNTYHFMLSIRLERLIRQIHAEKNPNKVYSFKHYLKKVLKWRDYEQLFETGVLKNNA; translated from the coding sequence TTGCTATTTAAAAGCCTAGAGTTCAAACATTGTAATGGACAGAAGGTTAAGGTTATGGATATTCCGGTACTAGAAGAAGGCAATACTTATCATTTTATGCTCAGCATACGGCTAGAAAGACTAATTAGACAGATTCATGCTGAAAAAAACCCGAACAAAGTGTATTCATTCAAACACTATTTAAAAAAGGTACTAAAATGGCGGGACTATGAACAACTGTTTGAGACAGGTGTTCTAAAAAACAATGCATAA
- a CDS encoding sigma 54-interacting transcriptional regulator, whose product MSEINQTAQYNFNNIIGKHPLLLETIVVARKLAQTDHPILIQGETGTGKELFTSAIHNESSKKGGPFVFVSCSSLGILQETADDTTVKQYLNTLLEKAKEGTIVLDEIGDLTIDIQKNILYFLESMEVQQQRTIRFISTTTKNVLSMIEEGTFREDLYYRLNVLSLEIPSLREIKSDIPILVDHFIRECGQFVKVDKAVYKKLANAPWYGNVRELKNTIAYMLAVFNGKSIEVQDLPIQKHKKAKMKKIKVQTSKISTNESISLMEKKEYYFILQTIMECNDKGEPSSRRIIADKSNITSHPLSTQQVRHRLDFLEKHGYITIGRGRAGTKITSDGLDYFHSLESFIQV is encoded by the coding sequence ATGAGCGAGATTAATCAAACAGCACAATACAATTTTAATAATATTATCGGTAAGCACCCACTACTTCTTGAAACAATTGTGGTCGCTCGAAAATTAGCTCAGACAGATCACCCCATCTTAATCCAAGGGGAGACTGGAACAGGCAAAGAATTATTTACAAGTGCCATTCATAATGAATCATCAAAAAAAGGTGGTCCGTTTGTTTTTGTTTCATGTAGTTCACTTGGTATTTTGCAGGAGACAGCGGATGATACGACAGTCAAACAATATTTAAACACCCTACTTGAAAAAGCTAAAGAAGGTACAATTGTCTTAGATGAAATTGGCGACTTAACGATAGATATTCAAAAAAACATTCTTTACTTTCTAGAAAGCATGGAAGTACAGCAACAGCGAACAATCAGGTTCATTTCAACCACAACTAAAAATGTTTTATCGATGATTGAAGAAGGTACTTTTAGAGAGGACTTATATTATAGACTAAATGTCCTTTCACTTGAGATCCCGAGTTTACGTGAAATTAAATCGGATATCCCAATTCTCGTTGACCACTTCATACGGGAGTGCGGACAATTCGTGAAGGTGGATAAAGCCGTTTACAAGAAGTTAGCGAATGCACCTTGGTACGGTAATGTTAGAGAATTAAAAAATACAATTGCTTATATGTTAGCTGTTTTTAACGGTAAGTCTATCGAAGTCCAGGACCTGCCAATTCAAAAACATAAAAAAGCTAAAATGAAGAAAATTAAAGTTCAAACGAGTAAAATCTCTACAAATGAAAGCATAAGCCTTATGGAGAAAAAAGAGTATTATTTTATTCTACAAACCATCATGGAATGCAACGATAAAGGCGAGCCTTCTAGTAGGCGGATTATCGCTGATAAAAGTAACATAACTAGTCACCCTTTATCCACACAGCAAGTGAGGCATAGACTCGACTTTTTAGAAAAGCATGGTTATATAACAATAGGAAGAGGGCGTGCCGGAACTAAAATTACCTCAGACGGATTGGACTATTTTCACTCCCTTGAGTCATTTATACAAGTTTAG
- a CDS encoding hemolysin III family protein: MEYTIKEEIANAITHGIGVLLSIPALVMLIIFAVRYGDAWHVVSFSIFGATMILLYLFSTLTHSLTHRKAKYVFEILDHSAIYLLIAGTYTPFLLVTLRGAFGWTLFGIIWGLAIVGIILKIFFVKRFIVLSTVFYILMGWMIIIAIKPLYQSLSAEGFMLLLTGGLLYTVGSVFYVWRKIPYHHAIWHGFVLAGSAAMFFCVLFYVTDVPTV; this comes from the coding sequence ATGGAGTATACCATTAAAGAAGAGATTGCGAATGCAATAACTCATGGAATAGGTGTGTTATTAAGCATCCCTGCCTTAGTAATGCTAATCATTTTTGCAGTAAGATATGGTGATGCATGGCATGTAGTCAGTTTTTCAATTTTCGGAGCAACAATGATTCTACTATATTTATTCTCAACCTTAACTCATAGCCTTACACATCGAAAAGCAAAATACGTTTTTGAGATTTTAGATCACTCTGCAATCTATTTACTGATTGCTGGAACATATACGCCATTTTTACTAGTAACATTACGCGGGGCTTTTGGGTGGACCTTGTTTGGTATCATATGGGGACTCGCCATTGTAGGTATTATATTAAAGATATTTTTCGTAAAACGATTTATTGTTTTATCTACTGTATTTTATATCTTAATGGGCTGGATGATTATCATTGCAATTAAGCCTTTATATCAATCCCTTTCAGCTGAAGGATTTATGCTTTTGTTAACAGGTGGGCTACTCTATACAGTCGGATCAGTCTTCTATGTTTGGCGTAAGATTCCTTATCACCATGCTATATGGCACGGGTTCGTACTTGCTGGAAGTGCAGCGATGTTTTTCTGTGTATTATTCTATGTAACGGATGTACCAACTGTATAA
- a CDS encoding 1-acyl-sn-glycerol-3-phosphate acyltransferase: MLRTIFWFLYFFGFLLYSIPTLNRLKKLDPSLSVQERDRKVHQLPQHWSKKLVEITKSQVKVKGTENLPEGPVLFVSNHQGNFDIPVLLGYVDKPMGFISKIEVKKLPIVPRWMEVMNCVFINRKDRRQAILSIKEGAEKLKKGHSLVIFPEGTRSKGGEVAEFKAGSLRLATDSGVPIVPIAINGTYKIMEHGGVFMRPANVQVNILPPIFDTENRNVKELAKELQNIIATNVSP, encoded by the coding sequence ATGTTACGAACAATATTTTGGTTTTTATACTTTTTTGGTTTCTTACTATACAGTATTCCAACACTAAACAGACTAAAAAAACTTGATCCAAGTCTCAGTGTCCAAGAACGCGATAGAAAAGTCCATCAACTTCCACAGCATTGGTCTAAAAAGCTAGTGGAGATAACAAAATCACAAGTCAAGGTTAAGGGAACAGAGAATCTCCCCGAGGGGCCAGTGTTATTTGTTAGTAATCATCAAGGGAACTTTGATATCCCTGTCTTATTAGGATATGTGGACAAACCTATGGGCTTTATTTCAAAGATAGAAGTTAAAAAGCTTCCAATCGTCCCAAGGTGGATGGAAGTAATGAACTGTGTTTTTATTAACAGGAAGGATAGAAGACAAGCTATTCTTTCAATCAAAGAGGGGGCCGAGAAGTTAAAAAAAGGTCACTCGCTTGTTATATTTCCAGAGGGCACTAGAAGTAAGGGTGGAGAAGTTGCGGAGTTCAAGGCTGGTAGCTTAAGGCTCGCAACAGATTCAGGTGTACCTATTGTTCCGATTGCAATTAATGGAACGTATAAGATTATGGAGCATGGAGGAGTATTCATGAGACCTGCTAATGTTCAGGTTAACATATTGCCTCCAATCTTTGACACGGAAAATCGGAATGTAAAGGAATTAGCAAAAGAATTACAAAACATAATAGCTACAAACGTATCCCCGTAA
- a CDS encoding dihydrofolate reductase, which produces MISLLVAMDNNRLIGKDNDLPWHLPADLAYFKLVTMGHSIIMGRKTFDSIGRPLPGRENIIITRNKEYKADGCKVIHSIEEVLELNQNDKELFIIGGAEIFKEVLSHADRLYITEIDAVFEGDIFFPDFPLNEWQIISSEKGPKDEKNPYDYHFVVYERI; this is translated from the coding sequence ATGATTTCATTATTAGTTGCAATGGACAATAACCGTTTAATTGGAAAAGACAATGATTTGCCCTGGCATTTGCCAGCTGATTTAGCCTATTTTAAACTAGTAACAATGGGGCACTCCATTATTATGGGAAGGAAAACCTTTGATTCGATTGGACGACCTCTACCCGGAAGAGAAAACATCATCATTACTCGAAATAAAGAGTATAAAGCAGACGGATGTAAAGTGATTCACTCAATAGAGGAAGTACTTGAATTGAATCAAAACGATAAAGAGCTATTCATTATTGGTGGGGCAGAGATATTTAAAGAAGTGTTGTCTCATGCAGATCGACTCTACATTACTGAAATTGATGCTGTTTTTGAGGGAGATATCTTTTTCCCAGACTTCCCTTTAAATGAATGGCAAATAATTTCTAGTGAAAAAGGTCCGAAAGATGAAAAAAATCCCTATGACTATCACTTTGTAGTATACGAACGAATCTAA
- a CDS encoding thymidylate synthase has translation MKKYLELCQHVLNHGVFKEDRTGTGTYSTFGHQLRFNLQEGFPLVTTKKLHLKSIIHELLWFLNGDTNIKYLNENGVRIWNEWADENGDLGPVYGHQWRSWPTHDGRTIDQITNLIHQIKTNPDSRRLIVSAWNVSDVDNMALPPCHCLFQFYVANGKLSCQLYQRSADLFLGVPFNIASYALLTMMIAHVCDLEPGEFVHTFGDVHIYSNHIEQVKLQLTRDPYESPQMLINPEVKSIFDFKFEDFTLVNYEAHPHIKGEVSV, from the coding sequence ATGAAGAAATATCTAGAATTATGCCAACATGTACTTAATCACGGTGTGTTTAAGGAAGATCGAACAGGTACAGGGACATATAGTACCTTTGGTCATCAATTGCGCTTTAATTTACAAGAGGGCTTCCCATTAGTCACTACTAAAAAATTACACCTTAAATCTATTATTCATGAATTATTGTGGTTTCTAAATGGTGATACGAATATAAAGTATCTTAATGAAAATGGAGTTCGAATATGGAATGAATGGGCTGATGAGAACGGAGACTTAGGACCTGTATATGGTCATCAGTGGCGTTCATGGCCTACCCATGACGGACGGACAATTGATCAAATTACAAACCTAATACATCAAATTAAAACAAATCCAGATTCACGTAGACTGATTGTGAGTGCCTGGAATGTTTCCGATGTTGACAATATGGCATTGCCTCCTTGTCACTGTTTATTTCAGTTTTACGTTGCGAATGGCAAGTTATCATGTCAACTTTATCAAAGGTCAGCAGATTTGTTCCTAGGTGTACCTTTTAATATTGCCTCATATGCTTTATTGACAATGATGATTGCTCATGTTTGTGACTTAGAACCGGGAGAATTCGTTCACACATTTGGTGATGTTCACATTTACTCAAACCATATTGAACAAGTGAAGCTGCAGTTAACGAGAGATCCTTATGAATCTCCGCAAATGCTTATTAACCCAGAAGTTAAGTCTATCTTTGACTTCAAGTTTGAAGATTTTACATTAGTAAATTATGAAGCTCATCCACATATTAAAGGTGAGGTGAGTGTATGA
- a CDS encoding toxin, with translation MRKFIFLTAVFLFLFFVPGVKKDSASTNGVILKDFSSITFFINQKQIDNYHLLEHIVVLPEDSFNQTEAINMIQRINLIHPSLLQQLISENITIKLFNGNLTDEPSAAHLRGITPRGYSSERTTWDEVPGVGGGKTVLAKIGHSENGDGHGSLNLELHELAHSIDRHVLNLIREDTIFKKIWKEEASQVFPNREYFITYPEEYFAETFVMYYFSENTRNELKEKAPMTYELFRHIEQSSYDVNVSTYR, from the coding sequence ATGCGGAAATTTATTTTTCTTACAGCTGTATTTCTTTTCCTTTTTTTTGTACCAGGGGTTAAAAAGGATAGTGCTTCGACAAATGGCGTAATATTAAAAGATTTTTCTTCCATTACTTTTTTTATCAATCAGAAACAAATAGATAATTATCACTTACTTGAACATATTGTTGTCTTACCAGAGGATTCCTTTAATCAAACTGAAGCGATAAATATGATTCAACGTATAAATCTAATACATCCATCACTTCTCCAACAATTAATTTCAGAAAATATAACCATTAAACTATTTAATGGCAATCTAACAGATGAACCATCAGCTGCTCATCTAAGAGGAATTACTCCAAGAGGGTATTCAAGTGAAAGGACAACTTGGGACGAAGTGCCAGGCGTAGGTGGAGGTAAAACGGTATTAGCGAAAATTGGTCACAGTGAGAATGGAGATGGACATGGCTCACTAAATCTAGAATTACATGAACTTGCTCATTCTATTGATAGACATGTTCTCAATTTAATTAGAGAGGACACTATTTTTAAAAAGATATGGAAAGAAGAAGCAAGTCAAGTATTTCCGAATCGTGAGTACTTTATCACATATCCTGAAGAATATTTTGCTGAAACCTTTGTCATGTATTACTTTAGCGAAAACACAAGGAATGAATTAAAAGAAAAGGCACCGATGACTTATGAATTATTTAGACACATTGAGCAAAGCAGCTATGATGTTAATGTTTCGACGTATCGATAG
- a CDS encoding TerC family protein produces the protein MEFFEVLGFAISSAAVIALLKIIAIDIVLSGDNAIVIAMATRNLPTEQRNKAIFFGTALAVILRIFFAAIIVYLLKIPFVTLIGGALLLIIAYKVLIQEEEHGNIQSHNGFLKATWTIVMADAVMSLDNVVAVAGAAHGNVWMIALGVAISIPIMIFGSKAIVKAMDKYSWIAYVGSGILTWTAGEMILKEERLSSYLHIPHGPISYLILAGLTTLLLGIGYMRNKNIETKNKLKQTA, from the coding sequence GTGGAATTTTTTGAAGTATTAGGGTTTGCAATCTCTTCTGCAGCAGTTATTGCATTACTAAAAATCATTGCAATTGATATTGTATTATCAGGAGATAACGCAATCGTTATCGCGATGGCAACTAGAAATTTACCAACAGAGCAAAGAAATAAAGCTATCTTTTTTGGTACTGCCTTGGCAGTTATTCTCCGTATTTTCTTTGCTGCTATTATTGTATATTTACTTAAGATTCCTTTTGTTACTTTGATTGGTGGAGCACTTCTATTAATCATTGCCTACAAAGTACTTATACAAGAGGAAGAGCATGGAAATATTCAATCTCATAATGGTTTCTTAAAGGCTACTTGGACAATCGTTATGGCAGATGCAGTAATGAGCTTGGACAATGTAGTTGCAGTTGCAGGCGCAGCACATGGGAACGTATGGATGATTGCACTTGGGGTTGCAATTAGTATTCCTATAATGATATTTGGATCAAAAGCGATTGTAAAAGCAATGGATAAATATAGCTGGATTGCCTACGTTGGTTCAGGTATCTTAACGTGGACTGCTGGGGAAATGATCCTAAAGGAAGAAAGATTATCTTCATACCTACATATTCCTCATGGACCCATTTCATATCTGATATTAGCAGGACTAACTACACTTCTGCTAGGAATCGGTTATATGAGAAATAAAAATATTGAAACAAAAAATAAACTTAAGCAAACAGCTTAA